agggaggtgctgaccccgatgctacaggcaattgaggggctcaaggagacacaaaagacccaggagacagagctccgcgtggtggagcagaaggtgacggataatgaggatgagatcctgggcctggcggttaagacacagacgcacgaggcacttcataaaaagtgtactgaaaggatcgaggccctagaaaacggagcgcgaaggaagaaccttcggatactaggtctccctgagggtgtggaaggagtggactgtggagcttatgcaagtacgatgctgagctcactgatgggtgctgaggcccctacgggccccttggatgtggagtgggcacatcggatcccggcgagaagaccaaaagcgggcgaatcacccagggcgataatcgtgcaatttcaccgcctgaaggatagagaagaggtcctgagatgggctaaaacggtgcggagtagcagatgggagaatgcagtggtacgggtgtaccaggattggagtgcggaggtggcgagaaggagggcgagttttaaccgagccaaggaggtgttgcataaaaaggtgaactttgggatgctgcagccggcaagactatgggtcacgaatcaggagagacaccattatttcgagacggcggaggaagcatggaccttgatcaaagaggagaaattggatcggaactgagggactgatgctgcaggaattgttattgttaatgttatggttgaagttaattgagaagtaaattgggaaggggggagacattgggaaatgtgggcgccggtgaggggggaaagacgggacatagatggagaatgaggaagcggagggggaggggaaagggagctgcgccacaagaggcgggtcaggtaaagggatgttcccgcgccagaaagaataaggcgggaagacaggcgcaaggcggatgggagttccccacatgggggggtccaggagtagccggggtcagttgaagtcagctgacttacggaagtaatatggggggagcaatcacgctagaaagagatctagcgggggtggggtggggggacaactgggttgctgctgcggaaatccaaaaggaaatggctaaagagtgggtggacgaggATGGTATGCGATgctgggagagcgagggggagtgcggaggcgggatatgggactggcctagagaaggtaatggctagtcgacacgggaggggggcaggtagccccctagtgaggctgatcacgtggaacgtgagaggcctgaacggaccgataaaaagggccccgagtgctcgcgcatttgaaaggactaagggcagacgtggttatgctccaagagacgcacctaaaggtggcggaccaagttaggttaaggaaaggatgggtgggacaggtgttccactcaggactagatgcaaagaacagaggggcggccattttggtggggaaacgggtagcatttgaagcaaagaacatcgtagcaggtagtggaggtagatatgtaatggtgagtggcaggctggagggaatggaggtcgtgttggttaatgtatatgccccgaactgggacgatgcgggatttatgagacggatgctggggcatataccggacctggaggtaggaaacttgattttaggaggggactttaatactgtgctggacccggggctggatagatccagctcaaggaccggaagaaggccggcagcggccaaagtgcttaaggggtttatggaccaaatggggggagtggatccatggcgatttcttagacctagggctagggagttctccttcttctcccatgtccataaagtgtactcccggatagatttttttgttttgggaaggtcgttgatctcgagggtggaagaagctgagtattcagccatagcggtttcggaccatgccccacattgggtggacctggaattaggagaggaaagggagcagagagcactctggcgattagatgtgggattgatggcggatgagggagtgtgtgcaagagtgcgggggtgtattgagagatacctggaggtcaatgacgacggcgaggtccctgtgggagtggtatgggaagcactaaaagcggtggtcagaggagagctgatctccattggggcccacacaaggaaaacagaggccaaggaaagggaaagattactgggggagattttaagggtggatagggaatttgcagagaccccggaggagggactgtacaaggagaggagacgactccagacggagtttgaccttctgaccaccagaaaggcggaggtgctgtggaggaaggcacaggggaggaggtatgaatatggggaaaaggctagtcgcctgctggctcatcaattgcgaaagaggacagcagcgagggagatagtgggaattagagacgaaaagggaaacacggtgcgaagagcaggaaagataaatgaggtgttcaagaccttttatgagggactgtataggtctcaacccccagagggagaggaggggatgcggcagttcctggatcaattgaggttcccgagggtggaggagcaggaggtggtaggcctgggggcaccgattggggtggacgaggttattaaggggctgggaagcatgcaagcagggaaggctccgggaccggacgggttcccggtggaattttacagaaaatatgtggacttgttggccccgttgatggtgaggacgttcaatgaggccagggaaggagggactttacccccgacaatgttggaggcgacgatatcgctaattttgaagagggataaagatccgttgcagtgcgggtcctatagaccgatttcattattgaacgtggacgccaaattgctggcaaaggtgctggcatcgaggatagaggactgtgtcccgggggtggtgcacgaagaccagacagggttcgtaaaagggagacaactgaatgttaacgtgcgacgactattaggggtgataatgatgcccccagtggagggggaggcagagatagtggcggcaatggatgcagagaaggcatttgatagggtggagtgggagtatttatgggaagtgttaaggaggtttgggttcgggaacgggtttattagctgggtcaaacttctttatggggctccaacggcaagtgtagttacgggtcgacaaagatcggagtatttccgactatatagaggaacaagacagggatgcccgctgtctccattgttgttcgcgttggcaattgaacctttggccatggcgttgagagactccaggaaatggagaggggtgattagggggggagaggaacaccgagtctcgctatacgcagatgacctattgttatacgtgtcggacccagcgggggggggatgataAAGGTTAtgagaatgttgagggagttcggggatttctcggggtataggctaaacatggggaagagtgaattatttgtgatacatccaggggaccagagtagagggatagaaggcctgcctctaaggaaagtggaatgaaacttccgatacctggggattcagatcgctaggagctggggaaccttgcacagacttaatctgacacggctggtagaacaaatggaggaggacttcaagaggtgggacatgcagcctctgtcgctgacgggcagggtgcaggcaattaagatgatggtcctcccgaggttcttatttgtatttcaatgtctccctatactaatcactaagacctttttcaataaaatagacaggagcatcacgagcttcgtgtgggcagggaaagttccgagagtaaggagggggttccttcagcgtagcagggacagaggaggattggcactaccgaacttgggcgattactattgggccgccaatgtggcaatgatacgtaaatggatgatggagccgctaccgttctcgccaaaaaggtttaccacgaacccggtggtggcggcaacattgaatatctggggacagtggaggcgacagagaggggtgcggggtgccctggtggggtccccaattaggaacaaccataggttcgccccaggaagaatggatggaggatttcagagctggcaccagttgggaattaggagggtgggagatttatttatagatgggacttttgcgagcttgggagcattggaggaaaaatataagttgccccggggaaacttcctgagattatatgcaggtgagggcgtttactagacaacaggtgagggaatttccgctgctcccgacacaggcgactcaggacagagtgctttcaggggtgtgggtcggagagggcaaggtgtcagagatataccgagagatgagggaagagggggaggagttggtgggcgaactaaaaggaaagtgggaagaagaactaggggaggagatagaggagggtatgtgggctgatgccctaagcagggtaaattcctcttcctcatgcgcctggcttagcctgattcaatttaaggtgctacatagagcacacataacgggagcaagattgagcaggtcctttggagtggaggacaaatgtgggaggtgcggcgggagcccggcaacccacgcacatatgttttgggcgtgcccggcactggaggggtattggaagggagtgacgggagtgatttcgaaggtggtgaaggcccgggtcaaaccaggctgggggttagctctatttggagttgcggatgagccgggcgtgcaggaggcgaaagaggccgacgttgtggcctttgcgtccctagtagcccggcgcaggatcctactcatgtggaaggaggcgaaaccccccggactggaggcctgggtaaacgatatggcggggttcattaaactggagcagataaagtttgccatgagaggatcagctcaagggttcaccaggcggtggcagccatttctcgactacctaggggaacgttagagggaagacagatgaccagcagcagcaacccaggggggaggggggagggggggggggtttagtttagtttatgtcaaaagattatggggtttagttatttgtgtattgttaaacatttctttactgttacgtttggtttgtaagagggaaaaaattgttgtttggaaaaaaatttcaataaaatatattttttaaaaaaaacataaagtTGATTTATTTAACATTTATCTAGAATAGTTACTTGGCTgttaactgggctggagtttaacaacatcagcagaaacagaccCCAATGAACATTGTTGAATCCTGGATGTAACAACAAAATTCAATCACTGTCGTTACTTGTGAACTCGGTGGTGTCTCagtaggttggatgactgagtgaatctctttccacaatcggagcaggtgaatggcctctccccagtgtgaattcgctggtgtgctgtGAGCTCAAACGATTGCCTGAATCTAGTCgtacagtgagagcagctgaatggtctctcgtcagtgtgaacacgctgatggTACATTAGATCCTCAGAACTTTTATAACACTTCCTGCAGACTGGGCAtttaaatggtttctccccagtgtgaacccgctggtgtctcagcagatcagacgactgagtgaatcccttcccacattcggagcaggtgaacggcctctccccagtgtgaattcgccggtgtacAGTCAGTtgtgatgatcgcctgaacccagtcccacagtgagagcacctgaatggtctctcgtcagtgtgaacacgttgatgcagCATCAGATTCCTGGAACTTTtgaagcacttcccgcagtctggacatttaaatgatGTCTtgtcagtgtgaatttgctggtgtgtcagcagggtagatgaatcagtgaatcctttttcacactcggagcagatgaacggcctctctccagtgtgagagcGTCGATGGGTTTCCAGTGCAGATGggtaaatgaatcccttcccacagtctccacattcccACGATTTCTCCACAATGTGAACAGTGTTTTTTCCTTCCATCTTCAAATTCACGTTATGATCAATTGGgcatctgtcagatcctgatgtgatgaatGGTTTCAGTTTCCCCACTGGAAATCCTCCTGTTCTCATATCCTGTGAAATTgtttcaaaacagaaaatagggagtgagagagaacccacaaaaacacttgTGAAATCCGcaattgtgaaattgagctgaatgaatctggtcatttgtggggccggcactggggtaAAGTGACCATAAAAactactggattgtcataaaaacccaactagttcattaatgtccttcaggagaGGGAACCTGTCAACTGGTCTGAGCATTGATAAAACACTGGCCTCTttcggaggagagagctgggagcagAATGGGTGAAGGTAATGGACTGTGTGTATCTAAAACTCAGCCAGAGCTTTGACAGAATCTCCCAGACCCTCAACCccagttggggctggtttagcacagtgggctaaacagctggcttgtaatgcagaacaaggccagcagcacggtgcaattccTGTACCCAGCCTcccaacaggtgccagaatgtggcgacttggggcttttcacaggaacttcatttgaatcctacttgagacaataagcgattttcattgcacCTTCACCACAGAGAAGAATCAGGAAAGCAGGTGTATGTGAACCACATCACCTCCAAGTTCCAATCCAAGTCGTACACTGTCCTGATCTGACTGACATCCtgtactggatgaacagaaatttccttcAATGAAATATTGAGAAGTTTGAAATCATGGTCTTCAGTCCCTGCTACAAGTTCCACACCCGGAGCAttgactccatccccatccctgacAACAGTGCGAGGCTCAACCAGACTATACCATGGAAAAATATTTCACTGAAATAAAAGTAAATactgtggaaatctgaaatacaaacagaaaatgctgaataaactcaccaggtctggcagcatctgtggaggaagatGACTCTTCAGAAACCACAGCTCGGTTTCCGACCACATATCACTGCCACAGCCTAGAATGAGTTTCTATCTTGTTCACATCACCCAACTTAGTCTTGTCTCATGTTTCTGATGCTCAGACACATTCCTTTATTACCTCTAAGACTTGACTATCCAAGAAAGACACACTTACATTTATGttctgatgaatggagtgactgtcAGATTTTGGTCTGATATTTGGTTTGACTTTTCCACCTTCAAATTCTGCTCTTCCAACGTCCTGTAAAGcaaaaatcatcactgtcagtccaggaataAAAATTGAGAAGAGATGTTATGGTTCAAGTTTGCTGTGCGTAAATCCTCCCATTATGGGGATAGATATGGGGAtcaggtgggggaatgggcctaggtagggtgctctctcagagggttggtgtaTATTCGGTGTGCCGAATGGTCTCTTTGCACTGCAGGtggtctatgattctattctactctgtgaaccccctgtaaaaggagtttccacaaTCAATCACTGTCAGTCCAAATATAAACATTGAGAAGAGGCAAACAtttctcttggtttgagtttgctgtgtgtaaatccagcCATCCCAACCCCCTGTAAAAGAAGTTTGCAGAATCGATccctgtcagtccaggagagaaattcacaacattctctcctcctgctgacaggacagggagaaccgcgcatgcgccctgctgcacatTATTAAATTTGGTGGACATGGTTTCGGGCCTTTCGGCAGCAGCTGCCGCGGCCCCGTTTGGTGCGAACGCGGGACCGATCAGTTCTTATTATGGTTTTGAGTCCTGCactgggtgtttatgaagcctcagcACCCACTCGGCCACCTCCATTACCCGGCCACAAGCGGCTGTTTCTCTCGAATCGCGGAATCCAAATGATCTCATCCCGGCGGCGGCagcacccacactgcgcatgcggctGCCGGAGCCCACACTGCGCATGTACCATTTCCTTCTGCAATTGCGTCTGCGCAGACCTCTTGTCAAGGGTGGATAGGACACATTCTGATTCGCTCTGAAAGCTGGGTAATTCTTCCGGCATTGGAGGGCGATGTGTCGCTATGGAATATAAGGTTATGTGATCCGATTACGCTTGGAATCCGAGAGAtacttttgtaaaggccccgaagaatccagcacgagttttaaggatacaaaataataaagtttatttactataacaatatatacatagtagtagcagtaacttcccttgctaccttctccttcctcctggttcctggactggccagcttatttatagtaggagtttctccgcccccctcattggggaagttcatactcccataggattgtgggataatcattagtccccagccaatcgtcagtaggcaggttataacatccctccccccccccccaaagtccaaggaatccaccgtaggccctggcgaaggaaggcgtcgaactcgtttggccgcaggccggacgccatttgcacgcggcgctggatcaggcggcgtataacgagatggagaccggcgcttccgtgatgaacggcgcggttgtacatccacggcctgtggacccgaggattccccctctgattcatcctgtgtctccatctcggagtcagagtctgctgcctccgtcatgtcagcgtctctgtccccattcggtcccgtcatgacctgcgcaggctttgagtgaggcaccagtggaagatttggaggactaccttcccttgtttctggtctttgccgctgttgaactgagctccggggcggggaatcttttgcggggatgatcttctggaccggacgtggtctacatgttttcgctggagacgaccctgggcttgtacttggtacgatatagggcccgtttggtgaaagattaccccaggaacccattgggcaccaccagcaaaattccgcacgaatactgggtcaccgggcgcaaactgccgaatcggacgatgctgagacaatcccggtccctgccattcttgtgtgcggcgtacttttgcgccaatgtccgggaagaccatactaaggcgggtgcgaagtctccggcccattaggagttctgaccattaggtggtcctgtacgtaaacaaaaaccgagccagtctcgtgtccattgatccggaagactgcttctttaggcctcttttgaatgtttgcactgcacgctctgccaacccatttgaagccgggtggtaaggggcagtgcggatatggcggatgccgttcatctttgtaaacctagcaaactcctcactcgtgaatggagtgccattatccgtgaccagcacctcggggaggccatgcgtgctaaatgataaacgcattttttcaattgttgcgcaggacgttgtcccctgcatcttatgcacctccagccatttggactgggcgtcaattagtaggaggaacatggatccctgaaaagggcctgcgaaatctgcatgtaagcgtgcccaaggccgccctggccattcccagtgatgcaggggcgcggccggcggaagcttctgatgctcctggcaaatggagcagttttgggccaccatctcaatgtcggtgtcgaggcctggccaccagacataactccgggccaacattttcatcttggtcacgcccggatgcccattgtgcaagtctgataatatcagctcctggcctttttccgggacaaccacacgcgtcccccacaagaggatgccgtcttccatgctgaactctgacagcttggaggaaaatgcccgtaactcgcctgggagctgtctatgctgcccaccatacaggactatgtgccgaacctttgacaggactggctccgtctgggtccactcacggatctgtgatgccgtgacaggcaaggtgtccataaaatttagggttgcgaccacctcaccggtcgtgggggtcgacatggggccggtcgataaaggcaatcggctcagtgcgtcggcatttgctatctgcgtacctggtttgtgctccagagaatactcatatgcagcaagcaacaaagcccagcgctggatccgtgcagaagcaatgggcggtatcggcttatcctctctgaagagtcccagcaggggcttatgatcagtcacgatagtgaaatggcggccgtacacatactggtggaagcgtttcaccgcgaaaaccactgccaggccctccttctcgatctgcgcgtacttcttctccgctgcagtcaatgtgcgggaggcgaaagctattggtcgctcggccccgttctccatcttgtgggacagacagccccaataccatacggggatgcatcacatgtgacgagcaaaggctttcccggatcatagtgggttagtaacccagacgacgacaattgttgctttacccgccggaaagcggtttcttgcggctgaccccaaacccaggtgtgatttttctttagcagcaggtgtaagggggccagcgtagttgccagattggggaggaacttcccgtaatagtttacgagaccgagaaaagaacgaagatgcgaagtgtcagtcggggtgggagcatgttgaattgcacgcaccttctctgcgacggggtgcagaccctcgcggtccacccgataacctaggtagactacttcttttgcctgaaatacgcactttgtgtgacgtaaacggacaccagcctccgaaaggcgtttaaggacagcctccagattttccaaatgctcttgctccgacgtccctgtaatcaacacgtcatctaggtagacagccacacgtggtaaacctctcaaaatgccctccataacacgttgaaaaattgcgcaggcagaggatactccaaagggcaaccgtgtatattcatacaggccccggtgtgtgttaattgttacatatggtcgggaggcagggtccagctccaactgcaggtaggcgtgactcatatctaattttgtgaatgagagtccgcatgCAAGTTTCGcggagagatcctctatgcgaggcattgggtatcggtcgagtcgggaaactgtattcactgtaagtttatagttgccacacaagcgaactgtggcatctggcttcattactggcacaattggtgctgcccagtcagcaaaacggacaggcctgataatacccaaacgagtgagctccccttctaccttctctagcaaagcgtaaggcactgggcgcgcccggaaatagcgcggtgtggctcctggttcaacttggatacgggctacggccccttttattttccccagaccaggctggaatacctctgggtatcgtcctagcaccccagtcaaccctccagaaactgtttggaggatgtgctgccattgcaaccgcaaatggcgcaaccagtcccgacccaacaggctgggcccatgcccacgcactacgataagtgggaaacgcccttcttggcgtccatagacaacaggggtcattgtagttcctgcaatgtccagtggttcccccgtgtaggtggccaacctggcctgtgagtcagttagtgtaagggtctgtataccctgcttgatgcggtcgaatgtcctctgggcgatcacggagaccgctgcgccagtatccaactccatctccagcgggtggccattgacccgtactgtcaccttaatgggggccacacggggagctgccacacaatgcagctgcaggcagtcgtcctccgtctccacgtcctcaggagtggtcgccgcaggttcatccacatggaaggt
This portion of the Scyliorhinus torazame isolate Kashiwa2021f chromosome 5, sScyTor2.1, whole genome shotgun sequence genome encodes:
- the LOC140418623 gene encoding uncharacterized protein isoform X1, which gives rise to MRSVGAAAAGMRSFGFRDSRETAACGRDVGRAEFEGGKVKPNIRPKSDSHSIHQNINDMRTGGFPVGKLKPFITSGSDRCPIDHNVNLKMEGKNTVHIVEKSWECGDCGKGFIYPSALETHRRSHTGERPFICSECEKGFTDSSTLLTHQQIHTDKTSFKCPDCGKCFKSSRNLMLHQRVHTDERPFRCSHCGTGFRRSSQLTVHRRIHTGERPFTCSECGKGFTQSSDLLRHQRVHTGEKPFKCPVCRKCYKSSEDLMYHQRVHTDERPFSCSHCTTRFRQSFELTAHQRIHTGERPFTCSDCGKRFTQSSNLLRHHRVHK
- the LOC140418623 gene encoding uncharacterized protein isoform X2 — protein: MWSETELWFLKSHLPPQMLPDLDMRTGGFPVGKLKPFITSGSDRCPIDHNVNLKMEGKNTVHIVEKSWECGDCGKGFIYPSALETHRRSHTGERPFICSECEKGFTDSSTLLTHQQIHTDKTSFKCPDCGKCFKSSRNLMLHQRVHTDERPFRCSHCGTGFRRSSQLTVHRRIHTGERPFTCSECGKGFTQSSDLLRHQRVHTGEKPFKCPVCRKCYKSSEDLMYHQRVHTDERPFSCSHCTTRFRQSFELTAHQRIHTGERPFTCSDCGKRFTQSSNLLRHHRVHK